The Nitriliruptor alkaliphilus DSM 45188 genome includes a region encoding these proteins:
- the moaC gene encoding cyclic pyranopterin monophosphate synthase MoaC: MSDDGEDLTHLDAHGHARMVDVGDKPVTARTAVAEGRVVMAPATARRLLDGDLPKGDAFPVVRIAGIQAAKRTPELLPLCHQVALSSVDVDVTVDADGGVVTITATAVAADRTGIEMEALTAVSVAALTLYDLVKAVQKDVRITDVRLRRKTGGRSGDLDLP; this comes from the coding sequence ATGTCGGACGACGGCGAGGACCTGACCCACCTGGACGCCCACGGCCACGCGCGGATGGTGGACGTCGGCGACAAGCCGGTGACGGCGAGGACCGCGGTCGCCGAGGGCCGTGTGGTGATGGCGCCGGCGACGGCGCGGCGGCTGCTCGACGGCGACCTGCCGAAGGGCGACGCGTTCCCGGTCGTCCGCATCGCGGGGATCCAGGCCGCCAAGCGCACACCCGAGCTGCTGCCGCTGTGCCACCAGGTGGCCCTCAGCTCGGTCGACGTCGACGTCACGGTCGACGCCGACGGTGGGGTGGTCACGATCACGGCCACCGCCGTGGCCGCCGACCGGACGGGCATCGAGATGGAGGCGCTGACGGCGGTGTCGGTCGCGGCGTTGACCCTCTACGACCTCGTGAAGGCCGTGCAGAAGGACGTTCGCATCACCGACGTCCGCCTGCGGCGCAAGACCGGCGGGCGCTCCGGCGACCTCGATCTGCCGTAG
- the glp gene encoding gephyrin-like molybdotransferase Glp, producing the protein MSGFVGRGRHDVVTADEMTSVEDHLDALLDLLPQTDPIELRVLDSVGLVLAEDVVSRVSLPAFPNSAMDGYAVVASDLSDASIGQPVQLPVIGEIAAGDSDIPQISPGRCVRIMTGAPIPVGADTVVPVETTSGEHDRVSFHRPYTPGSNVRRVGEDLAPGQPLVAAGRRITPADVALLANAGQVRVPCNPPPRVVVLATGDELVPADQTPGPGQIRDGNGPMIAALVRQAGATPFSGGIVRDDRKALMYALDSNLGHADLVVCTGGASAGTRDLLPEVIGALGEVTTAKVAMQPGMPQILGRVRDVPIVGLPGNPVSAFVSFEVFVRPALRTMQGRRDVARPRVRAEVTETLTSPPYKRSFLRVRLAHTEGRWTASSTGGQGSHLVSSIALADGLAIIPEDVTTVEPGTQVDVQLLVD; encoded by the coding sequence GTGAGCGGGTTCGTCGGGCGCGGCCGTCACGATGTGGTGACGGCGGACGAGATGACCAGCGTCGAGGATCACCTCGACGCGCTGCTCGACCTGCTGCCGCAGACCGATCCGATCGAGCTGCGCGTCCTCGACTCGGTCGGGCTCGTCCTGGCCGAGGACGTCGTCAGCCGGGTGTCGCTGCCCGCCTTCCCCAACAGCGCGATGGACGGGTACGCGGTCGTCGCCTCGGACCTCAGCGACGCCTCGATCGGCCAGCCGGTCCAGCTGCCGGTCATCGGCGAGATCGCGGCCGGCGACAGCGACATCCCCCAGATCTCGCCCGGTCGGTGCGTGCGCATCATGACGGGTGCGCCCATCCCGGTGGGTGCCGACACGGTCGTCCCGGTCGAGACCACCTCCGGCGAGCACGACCGGGTCAGCTTCCACCGGCCGTACACGCCGGGCTCCAACGTGCGGCGCGTCGGTGAGGACCTCGCGCCGGGCCAGCCGCTGGTCGCTGCCGGGCGACGCATCACCCCGGCCGACGTCGCCCTCCTGGCCAACGCCGGTCAGGTGCGCGTCCCCTGCAACCCGCCACCGCGGGTCGTGGTGCTGGCGACCGGCGACGAGCTGGTCCCGGCCGACCAGACGCCCGGTCCCGGCCAGATCCGTGACGGCAACGGCCCGATGATCGCGGCCCTGGTCCGGCAGGCGGGAGCGACGCCCTTCAGCGGCGGCATCGTGCGTGACGACCGCAAGGCGCTGATGTACGCCCTCGACTCCAACCTCGGTCACGCCGACCTCGTGGTCTGCACGGGCGGGGCGTCGGCCGGGACCCGCGACCTGCTCCCCGAGGTGATCGGCGCCCTCGGCGAGGTGACCACCGCGAAGGTCGCGATGCAGCCCGGGATGCCGCAGATCCTCGGCCGCGTCCGTGACGTGCCGATCGTCGGGTTGCCGGGCAACCCGGTGTCGGCGTTCGTCTCGTTCGAGGTGTTCGTCCGGCCGGCGCTGCGCACGATGCAGGGACGCCGCGACGTCGCCCGCCCGCGGGTCCGCGCCGAGGTCACCGAGACGCTCACCTCGCCGCCCTACAAGCGCTCGTTCCTGCGGGTGCGCCTCGCCCACACCGAGGGGCGCTGGACCGCGTCCTCCACGGGGGGGCAGGGCTCGCACCTGGTGTCGTCGATCGCCCTGGCCGACGGCCTCGCGATCATCCCCGAGGACGTGACCACGGTGGAGCCTGGCACCCAGGTCGACGTCCAGTTGCTGGTCGACTGA